From Shewanella yunxiaonensis, the proteins below share one genomic window:
- a CDS encoding IS5 family transposase, translating to MPKPRYKTTNWKQYNQALINRGSLTSWIDEDAIAQWKAKAEQPRKGRPHVFSDLAITTALMVKRVFSMPLRALQGFINSVFKLADIPLSCPHYTCISKRAKTVKIAFKTKTRGTIEHLAIDSTGLKVYGEGEWKVKKHGTDGKRRVWRKLHIAVDTHSHEIIAAELSLSGVTDAEVMPNLLKQTHRKIRNISGDGAYDTRACHDAVRRKRALVLIPPREGAALWEQGHPRNLAVSWQQLHGSNKQWKKRYGYHRRSISETAMYRIKQLLGGRLSLRNYNAQVGETYAMIKALNKLTGLGMPKTHYVV from the coding sequence GTGCCAAAACCTCGATATAAAACAACCAACTGGAAGCAATACAATCAAGCCCTGATCAATCGTGGCTCACTTACCTCCTGGATTGATGAGGACGCTATCGCCCAGTGGAAAGCTAAGGCCGAGCAACCAAGGAAAGGTCGCCCACACGTATTTAGCGACTTAGCTATTACCACCGCGCTGATGGTTAAACGTGTTTTCTCTATGCCACTGCGAGCGTTACAAGGCTTTATCAACTCTGTTTTTAAACTAGCAGATATTCCGCTTTCATGCCCACACTACACTTGCATCAGCAAACGCGCGAAAACCGTCAAGATTGCTTTTAAAACCAAGACGCGTGGCACGATTGAGCACTTGGCTATCGACTCGACAGGCTTGAAGGTTTATGGCGAAGGTGAGTGGAAAGTGAAGAAACATGGCACAGATGGCAAGCGCCGTGTATGGCGTAAACTGCATATTGCCGTCGATACACATAGCCATGAAATTATTGCTGCGGAACTGAGTTTATCCGGTGTCACTGACGCTGAAGTTATGCCGAATTTGCTCAAGCAAACCCATCGCAAAATCCGCAATATCTCAGGTGATGGTGCTTACGACACAAGAGCCTGTCACGATGCCGTTCGTAGAAAACGGGCTTTGGTACTCATTCCACCGAGGGAAGGTGCCGCGCTCTGGGAACAAGGTCATCCGCGTAACTTAGCGGTCAGTTGGCAACAGCTTCATGGTTCAAATAAACAGTGGAAAAAACGGTATGGTTACCATCGTCGGTCAATCTCAGAAACTGCCATGTACAGGATTAAGCAACTACTTGGTGGCAGATTAAGCCTGCGAAATTATAACGCTCAGGTAGGAG
- a CDS encoding class I SAM-dependent methyltransferase encodes MWDDVYSAEQYVYGSEPNEFLLAHSSDLPQGRVLCIGDGEGRNSVYLARQGYQVTAVDLSAVGIAKAKKLAARYGVSVDYIQADLAQFSFGENQWDAIVSIFCHLPAPLRKRVHQQVIDGLKPGGVFLLEGYTPRQLQFGTGGPKAVEMLLDKDEVASELAALNILHLQALDRQVIEGVKHTGTGAVLQLLAQK; translated from the coding sequence ATGTGGGATGATGTCTACAGTGCCGAGCAGTATGTGTACGGCAGTGAACCCAACGAATTTTTGCTGGCACACAGCAGTGATCTGCCTCAGGGGCGGGTGTTATGTATCGGTGATGGCGAAGGCCGTAACTCAGTCTATCTGGCACGACAGGGCTATCAGGTAACCGCCGTCGATCTGTCCGCCGTCGGCATTGCCAAAGCGAAGAAACTGGCGGCGCGATATGGGGTCAGCGTTGACTATATTCAGGCCGATCTGGCGCAGTTCAGCTTTGGTGAAAATCAGTGGGACGCTATCGTCTCTATTTTTTGTCACCTGCCAGCACCGCTGCGTAAACGCGTGCATCAACAAGTGATTGATGGATTGAAACCGGGCGGCGTATTCCTGCTAGAAGGTTATACCCCAAGACAGTTACAGTTCGGCACTGGCGGCCCCAAGGCCGTAGAAATGCTGTTGGATAAAGATGAAGTTGCTAGCGAGTTAGCGGCGCTGAATATCTTGCATCTGCAAGCGTTAGATCGGCAGGTGATTGAAGGTGTTAAACACACAGGCACTGGTGCAGTGTTGCAGCTGTTAGCACAAAAGTGA